One part of the Phycisphaeraceae bacterium genome encodes these proteins:
- the flhF gene encoding flagellar biosynthesis protein FlhF yields MAIKTFRAHTTNEALQMIKQELGDGAIILHTRTVKKQGLMGIAAKPTVEITATNNTKEELVRMAKEAKRQQATSQPKPMKAATSVTQTTTKDERRNVSEVEGDLGLYSPRSVRTKQIPNPEPENPHRQPSTNTGRVPGPNRREHPQSDVNEELRSIRSVLASLVAANRERSARQTAEIAFSRSDDVVAKHYLKLIESEVAEDIAHEVIQRAVATVPSTQRHNLELIHRAVREQLVSLVPTASNVDSHIRRQHRASRVLAFVGPTGVGKTTTIAKLAATLTLREKQRVGLVTIDTYRIAAVDQLRTYADIIGVPLIVAQTPSDVRDACERLSSCDVIIIDTAGRAPQDTGKIEELGAMLDAAQPDEIHLVLSATASQSALSYAADCFAPLLPDRIVFTKLDEAVNFGVLINTAMKVNLQLSYLSDGQDVPDRLLPGEPGTLADLVLPADAA; encoded by the coding sequence ATGGCTATCAAGACGTTCAGAGCACACACAACAAACGAAGCGCTCCAGATGATCAAGCAGGAACTGGGCGACGGAGCCATAATTCTGCACACACGTACTGTAAAAAAGCAAGGGTTGATGGGCATCGCTGCGAAGCCGACAGTCGAGATAACTGCAACAAACAACACAAAGGAAGAGCTTGTACGCATGGCCAAGGAGGCCAAACGCCAGCAAGCAACAAGTCAACCCAAGCCAATGAAGGCAGCGACATCTGTTACGCAGACAACAACCAAAGATGAGCGCAGGAATGTGTCTGAAGTAGAGGGTGACCTCGGGCTGTACTCGCCGAGATCGGTACGAACAAAGCAGATTCCAAACCCCGAACCTGAAAATCCACACAGACAACCAAGTACAAACACAGGAAGAGTACCGGGACCGAATCGACGTGAACACCCGCAATCCGACGTGAACGAGGAACTGAGATCCATCCGATCCGTCCTTGCATCTCTTGTTGCGGCAAATCGGGAGAGGTCGGCAAGACAAACTGCAGAAATCGCATTCTCTCGTAGCGATGATGTTGTGGCAAAGCACTATCTGAAGTTGATTGAGTCTGAGGTCGCGGAAGATATCGCGCATGAGGTGATCCAGCGGGCTGTTGCAACAGTTCCATCCACGCAACGGCATAATCTGGAGTTGATCCATCGTGCAGTTCGAGAGCAGCTTGTCTCACTGGTGCCGACAGCTTCCAATGTTGATAGTCACATCAGGCGTCAGCACAGAGCATCTCGCGTGCTCGCTTTCGTAGGACCAACCGGTGTCGGCAAAACAACCACAATCGCGAAACTCGCGGCAACGCTGACACTCCGCGAGAAACAGCGTGTTGGACTTGTCACGATCGATACGTATCGCATCGCGGCGGTTGATCAGCTTCGCACATACGCCGACATCATTGGCGTGCCGCTGATTGTCGCGCAGACCCCGAGCGATGTTCGTGATGCCTGCGAAAGACTTTCGTCGTGTGATGTGATCATTATCGATACAGCGGGGCGTGCCCCACAGGATACTGGCAAGATTGAGGAGCTCGGCGCGATGCTTGATGCAGCACAGCCTGACGAGATCCATCTTGTTCTCTCAGCAACCGCGAGCCAGTCTGCGCTGTCGTATGCTGCAGATTGTTTTGCGCCGCTGCTTCCGGATCGGATCGTCTTTACCAAACTCGATGAGGCGGTGAACTTTGGTGTGCTCATCAACACCGCAATGAAGGTGAACCTGCAACTGAGCTACTTGTCTGACGGACAGGATGTGCCCGATCGTCTGCTGCCCGGAGAGCCAGGCACACTTGCTGATCTCGTCTTGCCTGCCGATGCCGCCTGA
- the guaA gene encoding glutamine-hydrolyzing GMP synthase — protein sequence MDSTPHYASSLPSDEVIPILDFGSQTAQLIARRVRDGGVFSVLVAPSISAAELRAMNPKGIILSGGPSSVYDDGAPTMDPEIFQLGVPILGICYGMQLACSLLGSQVQRSSHREFGRAALSIEHRSKSAAGNLLNAVPDRTTVWMSHGDQVQTLDPSRFITLATTPTCPYAAVMTHPEAPSEMPQFYGVQFHPEVTHTPHGADILRNFLFEICKCHGTWKMADFAREQADRIREEVGNDRVICGLSGGVDSSVVAALLHEAIGDQLTCVFVDNGLLRKRERDLVESTFRDHFQIDLRVVDASKEFLSDLSGVTDPQQKRKLIGHRFIDVFKSAAEDISGARFLAQGTLYPDVIESGHGHAGQSANIKLHHNVGGLPEELGFELVEPLRDLFKDEVRKLGGVLGLPEQIIWRHPFPGPGLAVRVLGEVTFDKLEVLRDCDEILLEEIVAAELYRRTSQVFAVLLPVQSVGVMGDGRTYEHVVAIRAVETQDFMTADWARIPFNVLATISSRIINEVKGVNRVVYDISSKPPATIEWE from the coding sequence ATGGATTCCACACCCCACTATGCGTCGTCGCTCCCAAGCGATGAGGTTATTCCCATTCTCGATTTCGGGTCGCAGACGGCCCAGCTTATTGCTCGGCGCGTCCGGGACGGCGGTGTCTTCTCGGTGCTTGTGGCCCCGAGCATCAGCGCTGCCGAACTGCGCGCAATGAACCCCAAGGGAATCATTTTGTCCGGTGGACCGTCGAGTGTGTATGACGACGGTGCCCCCACCATGGACCCAGAGATCTTTCAACTGGGTGTACCCATCCTTGGGATCTGTTACGGCATGCAACTCGCATGCTCCCTGCTGGGCAGCCAAGTGCAACGTTCTTCGCATCGCGAGTTTGGACGAGCAGCTCTTTCCATTGAGCATCGATCAAAGTCCGCCGCTGGAAATCTACTCAACGCTGTACCCGATCGAACAACCGTCTGGATGTCGCACGGCGATCAGGTCCAAACGCTCGATCCCTCACGGTTCATCACACTCGCTACCACACCGACATGTCCATACGCAGCTGTGATGACGCATCCTGAAGCGCCGAGTGAGATGCCGCAGTTCTATGGCGTGCAGTTCCACCCGGAGGTCACACACACACCGCACGGCGCAGACATCCTCCGCAACTTCCTCTTTGAGATTTGCAAGTGCCACGGCACATGGAAGATGGCCGACTTTGCACGCGAGCAGGCAGATCGGATCCGCGAGGAGGTCGGCAATGACCGTGTCATCTGCGGATTGTCCGGTGGCGTAGACTCGTCTGTCGTTGCAGCACTACTGCACGAAGCAATCGGCGATCAACTCACCTGTGTCTTTGTCGATAACGGACTGCTTCGCAAACGCGAACGGGATCTCGTTGAATCCACGTTCCGAGATCACTTTCAGATCGATCTGCGTGTTGTTGACGCATCAAAGGAGTTTCTCAGCGATCTGAGCGGCGTAACCGATCCACAGCAGAAACGCAAGCTCATCGGACACCGGTTCATCGACGTGTTCAAGTCTGCAGCAGAAGACATTTCAGGCGCAAGGTTCCTTGCACAAGGAACACTCTATCCCGATGTCATTGAATCCGGACACGGGCACGCTGGACAGAGCGCCAATATCAAACTCCATCACAATGTTGGTGGGTTGCCTGAGGAACTGGGATTCGAACTCGTCGAACCACTGCGCGATCTGTTCAAGGACGAGGTTCGCAAACTTGGTGGCGTACTGGGACTTCCCGAGCAGATCATCTGGAGGCATCCCTTCCCTGGGCCGGGACTTGCAGTTCGCGTCCTGGGTGAGGTCACTTTCGACAAACTCGAAGTGCTGCGTGACTGCGATGAGATACTGCTCGAAGAGATTGTCGCAGCAGAGTTATACCGCCGTACCAGTCAAGTATTTGCAGTGCTCTTGCCCGTCCAAAGTGTTGGCGTGATGGGTGATGGCAGAACCTATGAGCACGTTGTTGCGATCCGTGCAGTCGAGACGCAGGACTTCATGACCGCGGACTGGGCTCGTATTCCATTCAACGTGCTTGCCACGATCTCCTCACGCATTATTAACGAAGTGAAAGGTGTGAACCGAGTCGTCTACGACATCTCGTCCAAGCCTCCTGCAACGATTGAGTGGGAATAG
- a CDS encoding FliA/WhiG family RNA polymerase sigma factor: MQITRRSVRSRSRFAVRHAQSDVSHSPLNNKPIEEVWRDYAKNKTSEVRNFLMEKFLPLVRFNAQRIYARLPDEVDLEDLMSAGMFGLMDAVNSFDLSRGVKFETFCAPRIRGAILDELRSMDWVPRLVRSRSSKMEGARQRIEKEHGRPATDDEVASFLGVDDDEFTKLKRDSRAVSTISITRKASANSDDSRESREIDVANNDEEGNPVLLMQRRDIKELITKGLSRSERLIVILYYFEGMTMREIGATLDLSESRVSQMHSSILARLRVQLQHREKELEEAA, translated from the coding sequence ATGCAGATCACACGTCGTTCCGTTCGCTCACGCAGCCGCTTTGCAGTTCGTCACGCACAGTCGGATGTCTCGCACTCCCCGCTCAATAACAAGCCGATCGAAGAAGTCTGGCGGGACTACGCAAAGAACAAGACAAGCGAGGTTCGCAACTTCCTGATGGAAAAGTTCTTACCGCTTGTGCGTTTCAACGCACAGCGCATCTACGCACGTCTGCCCGATGAGGTTGATCTTGAGGACCTGATGTCCGCTGGTATGTTCGGCCTGATGGATGCAGTGAACTCGTTCGATCTGTCACGCGGTGTGAAGTTTGAAACATTCTGCGCTCCGCGCATTCGTGGTGCGATCCTCGACGAACTCCGCTCAATGGACTGGGTGCCCCGCCTTGTTCGGTCGCGTTCGTCCAAGATGGAAGGCGCACGCCAGCGCATTGAGAAAGAACACGGCCGTCCAGCAACAGATGACGAAGTCGCATCGTTCCTCGGCGTTGACGATGACGAGTTCACCAAGCTCAAGCGTGACTCACGTGCGGTCTCAACTATCAGCATCACACGCAAGGCCAGCGCAAACTCTGATGATTCCCGCGAGTCACGCGAGATCGATGTCGCGAACAACGATGAAGAAGGAAACCCGGTTCTTCTCATGCAGCGACGCGATATCAAGGAACTCATTACAAAGGGGTTGAGCCGGTCCGAGCGCCTGATCGTGATTCTCTATTACTTCGAGGGAATGACGATGCGCGAGATCGGGGCCACACTTGATCTTTCAGAAAGCCGTGTTTCTCAGATGCACAGCTCGATCCTGGCGCGTCTGCGCGTGCAACTGCAGCACCGCGAGAAAGAACTCGAAGAAGCTGCGTAA
- the flhB gene encoding flagellar biosynthesis protein FlhB, protein MAEDMGERTEDPTAHKLSDARKKGQIARSQDLGGAIALILATVAVIVFGKHAMAELSLVTRRLLDIPTADQGKLTELVRTESSWTGARAAIIALPFMGLMALGAYLSQVLQVGLIITGKPLEPKLDKLSPIKGFQRIFGLRGVVKGAAGVAKLVAVAGVTTLFFFARYRKIAGLPALELLSGMYATGVLILELVAWILVLLFVLGIADYLFQRWQHSRDLRMTKQEVRDERRSMEGDPDVKARRQRMAREIALQRIQQEVPNADVIVTNPTHFSVALKYDRATMHAPRVTAKGADLLAWRIRHVAMATGVPIVERPPLARALYHSIEVGEEIHEEHYEAVAEILAYVYRLDRKTATAA, encoded by the coding sequence ATGGCTGAGGATATGGGCGAACGTACAGAAGATCCAACAGCACACAAGCTCTCGGATGCGCGCAAGAAGGGACAGATTGCGCGTAGTCAGGATCTTGGTGGTGCGATTGCGCTCATTCTCGCGACGGTCGCGGTGATCGTATTTGGCAAGCACGCGATGGCTGAACTCAGCCTGGTGACGCGTCGACTCCTTGATATTCCAACCGCTGATCAAGGCAAACTCACAGAACTGGTGCGAACGGAATCATCATGGACAGGAGCGCGAGCCGCGATCATTGCACTTCCATTCATGGGGCTTATGGCGCTTGGGGCGTATCTCAGCCAAGTGTTGCAGGTGGGGCTGATCATTACAGGGAAACCACTCGAACCAAAGCTCGACAAGCTCAGCCCGATTAAGGGATTTCAGCGGATCTTCGGATTGCGGGGTGTTGTAAAGGGAGCGGCTGGTGTTGCAAAGCTCGTCGCGGTTGCAGGAGTAACAACGCTGTTCTTCTTTGCGCGGTACCGAAAAATCGCCGGTTTGCCCGCGCTCGAACTGCTTTCAGGTATGTATGCAACTGGTGTATTGATTCTGGAGCTGGTTGCATGGATTCTTGTACTGCTGTTCGTGCTTGGTATTGCTGATTATCTGTTCCAGCGATGGCAGCACAGTCGCGATCTTCGCATGACAAAGCAGGAGGTTCGAGACGAGCGGAGGTCAATGGAAGGTGATCCCGATGTGAAGGCCCGGCGGCAGCGCATGGCGCGAGAGATTGCGCTCCAGCGAATCCAGCAGGAAGTTCCGAACGCGGACGTTATCGTCACGAATCCAACGCACTTCTCCGTTGCGCTGAAGTACGACCGCGCGACAATGCATGCGCCCCGTGTTACAGCAAAGGGCGCAGATCTGCTCGCATGGCGTATCCGTCATGTCGCTATGGCAACCGGTGTTCCGATTGTTGAGCGTCCGCCGCTTGCGCGCGCGCTGTACCACTCAATTGAGGTTGGTGAGGAGATCCACGAGGAACATTACGAGGCTGTTGCGGAGATTCTTGCCTACGTGTACAGGCTTGACAGGAAGACCGCAACTGCGGCATGA
- the flhA gene encoding flagellar biosynthesis protein FlhA: MAKKPAQTQRQSVKLPGWLNKLSEYRGLFVPIGFILLLAVILVPLPTWLMDILISVNISLAVVMLLTTIHMERALEFSVFPSLLLATTLLRLVLNIASTRLILSTDASTPDGAMFAAGHVIQSFSTFVAGQSLFVGIVIFLILLVVQFVVITKGATRISEVAARFTLDAMPGKQMAIDSDLNAGLIDENEARRRREEIRQEADFFGAMDGASKFVRGDAIAGIIITAVNVLGGFAVGAIERGWPAGQTAEVFTRLTIGDGLTSQIPSFIISIAAALIVTRSSSRSQLSDAMADQLISQPKGLAITGAFLGLLSLSPLPTVPLLAMSAAMFFAAWSISKRNRKIAHEVETKVEEAQDAAPLPAPIESLLKVDTLELEVGYGLIGLVDVKAGGTLLSRIDAIRRQLAQEYGFVMPPIRIRDNMQLGTDAYRINIRGNTVAGAELRNDKFLAMDSGMASGKIEGEKTKEPAFGLDAWWIEDRDRARAESLDYTVVDPTSVLATHLTEVVKKHASELITREEVGNLIEGLKAKAPKLVEDAIPEKVSASDLHRVLQRLLDEHVSIRDLEMIVETMADWSSRTKDVDVLTEYVRNSLRRTISRQYATENHEDGTLQIACVTLDPALEDVIASYIERTSAGTNISMPAPTATRIAGAIADGLKPLVGAGHHAIVVTSPAVRAVVRQLMASRVQGIVVLGYNEIDTSVQLETKKLISVDMGSGVPEVAVGQKKQKAA; encoded by the coding sequence ATGGCAAAGAAACCTGCACAAACACAGCGACAGAGCGTAAAACTGCCCGGCTGGCTGAATAAACTCAGCGAGTATCGCGGGTTGTTTGTGCCGATCGGATTCATCCTGCTGCTTGCGGTGATTCTTGTGCCGCTTCCCACCTGGCTGATGGACATTTTGATTAGTGTCAATATCAGCCTTGCTGTTGTCATGCTGCTCACCACAATCCACATGGAACGTGCGCTCGAGTTCAGCGTGTTCCCGTCGCTGTTGCTTGCAACAACACTGCTCCGGCTTGTCCTGAATATTGCTTCGACCCGATTGATTCTCTCGACGGACGCATCAACACCGGACGGCGCAATGTTCGCTGCCGGTCATGTGATCCAGTCGTTCAGCACGTTTGTTGCTGGCCAGTCGCTGTTTGTTGGTATTGTCATCTTTCTCATTCTGCTTGTGGTGCAGTTTGTCGTGATTACGAAAGGTGCGACGCGCATCAGCGAGGTTGCAGCACGATTCACACTCGACGCAATGCCCGGCAAACAGATGGCGATCGATTCCGACTTGAACGCCGGTTTGATCGATGAAAACGAGGCACGCCGTCGTCGTGAGGAAATCCGTCAGGAAGCGGACTTCTTCGGCGCAATGGATGGTGCATCCAAGTTTGTTCGTGGCGATGCCATCGCAGGCATAATCATTACTGCTGTGAATGTGCTCGGCGGGTTTGCGGTTGGTGCGATCGAACGGGGTTGGCCCGCTGGACAGACCGCCGAAGTGTTCACGCGTCTGACGATCGGCGATGGCCTGACCAGTCAGATTCCATCGTTTATCATCTCAATCGCCGCCGCGCTGATCGTCACACGCTCAAGTTCCAGATCGCAACTCTCCGACGCGATGGCTGATCAGCTTATCAGCCAGCCGAAAGGGCTTGCGATCACCGGGGCATTTCTCGGTTTGCTCTCACTCTCGCCGCTGCCGACGGTTCCGCTGCTTGCAATGAGCGCAGCCATGTTCTTTGCAGCATGGTCAATCTCGAAGCGCAACCGGAAGATTGCACACGAGGTTGAGACCAAGGTTGAAGAAGCGCAGGATGCCGCTCCTCTACCCGCACCCATCGAATCACTGCTCAAGGTCGACACGCTCGAGCTTGAAGTTGGGTATGGTCTGATCGGGCTTGTTGATGTGAAGGCTGGTGGGACGCTGCTTTCGCGAATCGATGCGATCCGTCGCCAGCTCGCGCAGGAGTACGGGTTTGTCATGCCGCCAATCCGCATCCGTGACAACATGCAGCTTGGGACCGATGCGTATCGCATCAACATTCGCGGGAACACCGTAGCAGGAGCTGAGCTTCGCAACGACAAGTTCCTTGCGATGGACTCTGGTATGGCTTCCGGAAAGATCGAGGGAGAGAAAACCAAGGAACCCGCGTTCGGTCTCGACGCGTGGTGGATCGAGGATCGCGATCGTGCGCGTGCCGAGTCGCTCGACTACACCGTCGTCGATCCGACCAGTGTCCTTGCGACACATCTGACCGAGGTGGTGAAGAAGCACGCGTCTGAACTCATCACGCGTGAAGAGGTGGGCAATCTCATTGAGGGGCTCAAAGCAAAGGCACCGAAGCTTGTTGAGGATGCAATCCCTGAGAAAGTCAGCGCATCAGATCTGCATCGTGTCCTTCAGCGATTGCTTGATGAACACGTTTCGATCCGCGATCTTGAGATGATTGTCGAGACCATGGCCGACTGGTCATCCAGAACGAAGGATGTCGATGTGCTGACAGAATACGTCCGCAACTCGCTCCGTCGAACGATCTCGCGCCAATACGCGACAGAGAACCACGAGGACGGGACACTGCAGATTGCATGCGTTACCCTTGATCCCGCGCTTGAGGATGTCATTGCCAGTTACATTGAGCGGACCAGCGCTGGGACGAATATTTCGATGCCAGCACCGACAGCAACGAGGATCGCTGGTGCAATCGCCGATGGATTGAAGCCGTTGGTTGGTGCGGGGCATCATGCTATCGTTGTGACGTCCCCTGCCGTCCGTGCGGTAGTACGACAGTTGATGGCTTCACGAGTCCAGGGCATCGTGGTGCTCGGATACAACGAAATAGACACAAGTGTGCAGCTTGAAACGAAGAAACTGATCTCAGTTGACATGGGGTCCGGGGTGCCCGAGGTTGCAGTGGGGCAGAAGAAGCAGAAAGCGGCATAA